In a genomic window of Punica granatum isolate Tunisia-2019 chromosome 6, ASM765513v2, whole genome shotgun sequence:
- the LOC116210569 gene encoding 8-hydroxygeraniol dehydrogenase-like, which produces MAKSPEQEHPIKAFGYAARETSGHLAPFNFSRRATGEKDVTFKVLYCGICHSDLHSIRNEWGDALYPQVPGHETVGVVTEVGSKVTKFKVGDKVGVGTLVGSCGSCDSCKSDFENYCLKFIPTYNSIYHDGTMNYGGYSDIMVADEHFVVGIPDNLPLDAVAPLLCAGNTIYSPMKYYGLDKPGLHIAVVGLGGLGHIAVKFAKAMGLKVTVIDVDMAKKQEAVERLGADDFFLSQDQEQMQARIATLDGIIDAVPVVHPLQPLLLLLKAHGKLVLVGIPDKPLELPAFPLLKGRKLVGGSLMGGLKELQEMLNFASKHNITADIELVKMDYVNTALKRLEKADVRYRFVIDIGNSLKPTA; this is translated from the exons ATGGCAAAATCGCCTGAGCAAGAGCATCCCATCAAGGCCTTTGGCTATGCTGCCCGGGAAACCTCAGGCCATCTTGCTCCTTTCAATTTCTCTCGGAG GGCAACGGGAGAAAAGGATGTTACTTTCAAGGTATTATACTGTGGGATATGCCACTCCGACCTCCATAGCATTAGAAATGAATGGGGAGATGCCCTGTATCCTCAGGTGCCCGG GCATGAGACTGTGGGGGTGGTGACAGAAGTTGGCTCCAAGGTGACAAAGTTTAAGGTTGGTGACAAGGTTGGTGTTGGCACCTTAGTGGGGTCATGCGGCTCCTGCGATAGCTGTAAGAGTGATTTCGAAAACTACTGCCTTAAATTCATCCCCACCTACAATAGCATATACCATGATGGCACCATGAACTATGGTGGCTACTCCGACATCATGGTAGCGGATGAACACTTCGTAGTTGGGATTCCTGACAATCTGCCGCTCGATGCGGTAGCTCCACTCCTATGTGCTGGGAACACTATCTACAGTCCAATGAAGTACTACGGACTTGATAAGCCCGGGCTTCATATTGCTGTGGTTGGGCTCGGCGGGTTGGGCCACATAGCTGTCAAGTTCGCCAAGGCCATGGGCCTCAAGGTGACCGTCATCGATGTCGACATGGCTAAAAAGCAGGAGGCCGTTGAGCGCCTTGGGGCCGACGATTTCTTCCTCAGTCAAGACCAGGAACAAATGCAG GCTAGAATAGCAACATTGGACGGTATCATTGATGCAGTCCCGGTAGTTCATCCTCTCCAACCTTTGCTTCTTCTGCTGAAGGCTCACGGCAAGCTAGTTTTGGTCGGTATACCAGACAAGCCGCTTGAGTTACCAGCCTTCCCGTTGCTCAAAG GTCGCAAGCTTGTGGGGGGCAGTTTAATGGGCGGGTTGAAGGAGTTGCAGGAGATGCTAAATTTCGCCTCCAAGCACAACATCACTGCGGACATCGAACTCGTTAAGATGGACTATGTAAATACTGCTCTGAAGAGACTTGAAAAAGCGGATGTCAGATACCGATTCGTCATTGACATTGGGAATTCATTGAAGCCTACTGCCTAG